Proteins from one Clostridium cellulovorans 743B genomic window:
- a CDS encoding RNA polymerase sigma factor — MDKRGELRDKLLRFIKAKFWSRAGIAECAEDIVDEAFLALLENKDYSIDKENFGYLSVVCIRIAFKYFKKLDDNEKYKISLDACLDFISEEDFVEDIMRNEDTSEVLKSLEILKEIERIIISQRYYGNYTFAEIAEKNGIKLNTVLSHHRRALQKLRPTFAKFFDFSENQTTLKQERRTGHFTKFL; from the coding sequence ATGGATAAACGAGGCGAATTAAGAGACAAGCTTCTACGGTTTATCAAGGCAAAATTTTGGAGCAGAGCAGGTATAGCAGAGTGTGCAGAAGATATAGTTGATGAAGCTTTTTTGGCGCTTTTAGAAAATAAAGATTATAGTATAGATAAGGAGAATTTTGGGTATCTTTCAGTTGTTTGTATAAGAATTGCATTTAAATATTTCAAAAAACTAGATGACAATGAAAAATATAAAATCTCTTTAGATGCTTGTCTAGATTTTATTAGTGAAGAAGATTTTGTGGAAGACATAATGCGAAATGAGGATACTTCTGAGGTGCTGAAATCCTTGGAGATACTAAAAGAAATCGAGAGAATTATTATTTCCCAAAGGTATTATGGTAACTATACATTTGCCGAAATTGCAGAAAAAAACGGGATAAAATTGAATACTGTTTTGTCACATCATCGTCGGGCACTTCAAAAGCTACGTCCTACCTTTGCAAAATTTTTCGATTTTTCAGAAAACCAAACCACACTTAAACAAGAAAGAAGAACAGGACACTTTACTAAATTCCTATGA
- a CDS encoding GNAT family N-acetyltransferase: protein MSRITNGESSCIQESDKLIAWAITQDDGDIGFLHVLPEHRKMGYGRIVTMDLINKVIEKIKFYLLI, encoded by the coding sequence ATGAGTAGGATTACTAATGGAGAAAGTTCATGCATACAAGAATCCGACAAATTAATTGCCTGGGCAATAACTCAAGATGATGGAGATATAGGATTTCTTCACGTTTTGCCAGAACACAGAAAAATGGGGTATGGCAGAATCGTAACAATGGATTTAATAAATAAGGTCATTGAAAAAATAAAATTCTATTTGCTCATATAG